A genomic stretch from Aedes albopictus strain Foshan chromosome 2, AalbF5, whole genome shotgun sequence includes:
- the LOC109401448 gene encoding uncharacterized protein LOC109401448 has protein sequence MQRTPVAKNVPIGPAVNEAVDNEQVESGSHKSLSKSVRDSASVGSVSNRSRRSRQSAVSKTQSQIRALELVDELEEQELRASLEQDRILAEQRLEELKIQKDLELKREQKKAEFIKRKRERAIQISELRSGSGDSTCSSMQRVQNWIDRNDGMENAENVDHAGTEAVQRDIPEKGVNDVLCHAFKALQNRHVKDLPQFSGNINDWPIFENEFKMSTDEYKLTDRENLRRLNNALQGKARKAVECLLSAPENVSLIMRMLKSNFGRTEWVVANRLELLRNLDYVKEGNIESFRTFYNAVIGTAVALKNVNAEMYLMNPELISHLVEKLPLFSKQMWVRHKAFLLKQDTIVDFQVFSRWLEDEMENQLASLNPIFLNKKERRDDRRDVPFTRSKPPVLNVNARPADPQKTCPLCNANDHLSLVKCDKFAKLSVEQRRSAARSCNVCYICLEQDHSRRNCRSDRTCAVCNKNHHELVHSDRESKKPFRKFGNKDAEDVCHVNGRNVTTLLRVGKVRIRSHGKVQDVFALFDEGSSLSMIDSELADQMELSGPVSPVTYRWTNGILHNDSESKILSFQISGPSEQAKWYELDNMRTIKNMNLPRVNLDIDRIKRLYPLLDEEKLLMIQNATPKILIGSNNAGLIVPLKTVQYSERGLQLTRCHLGWTIHGAIEPGTTDIADQFHVFLCSNDQDLELNEMIKELYKVEDFGIRDQGPKMSEEDERALDIMNRTLNRCNDRFEVGQIYRYNNFVFPDSKPQALRRLSIMEKKMDADPKFAEQYCEKINAYIEKGYARKLRPDELDEPSNTWYLPHFSVVSANKFRLVMDAKAKSHGFSLNDLLLKGPDFVPPLIAVLMRGRQKKVAFMADIKEMFHQVRIREQDQHSQRFFWRGMNRTDPPEVYVMMAMIFGAVSSPSIAQFIKNFNAKELEDRLPGVVRPIVKQHYVDDYFDSTDTEEEAIDLVKNVIAAHEHGGFKLVKFVSNSDAVLQSLDPALRAEPSAEVHILGLQWNLSTDEFVFPLNFPKLDEALRSGTNIPTKRQLLQFMMSIFDPLNVLSPVTIHLKILFQDLWRLQIAWDDQIPDGLAPKWIE, from the coding sequence ATGCAAAGAACCCCCGTAGCGAAAAATGTACCTATAGGTCCTGCTGTTAATGAGGCTGTTGATAATGAACAAGTAGAATCTGGTAGTCATAAGTCGCTGTCAAAATCGGTGAGAGATTCCGCGTCCGTTGGTAGTGTGAGTAATCGTTCGCGTAGAAGTAGGCAGTCAGCAGTGAGCAAAACGCAAAGCCAAATCAGAGCTCTGGAGCTTGTCGACGAGTTAGAAGAACAGGAGTTACGTGCGTCGTTGGAGCAAGATAGGATTTTGGCTGAGCAACGGCTGGAAGAGCTCAAGATCCAGAAAGATTTGGAACTCAAGAGAGAGCAGAAAAAGGCAGAGTTCATCAAACGAAAACGCGAACGTGCTATCCAGATAAGTGAGCTGCGTTCCGGTTCTGGAGATTCGACCTGTAGCTCCATGCAACGTGTACAAAACTGGATTGACCGAAACGATGGAATGGAGAATGCAGAAAACGTCGATCATGCGGGCACCGAAGCTGTTCAGCGTGATATCCCTGAGAAGGGTGTGAATGACGTACTGTGTCACGCTTTCAAGGCTCTTCAAAATCGACACGTGAAGGATTTACCGCAGTTTTCTGGAAACATCAATGACTGGCCAATCTTCGAAAACGAATTTAAGATGTCCACCGACGAATACAAGCTAACCGATAGAGAGAACCTCAGAAGATTGAACAACGCTCTACAGGGCAAAGCACGCAAGGCTGTGGAATGTTTACTGTCTGCTCCTGAGAACGTTAGCCTGATAATGCGAATGCTGAAATCCAATTTCGGCCGCACTGAGTGGGTAGTAGCTAACAGACTGGAGCTACTACGAAATCTGGATTACGTGAAGGAAGGAAACATCGAATCTTTCCGTACTTTCTACAACGCTGTTATCGGTACCGCGGTGGCGCTGAAAAATGTGAACGCTGAGATGTACCTGATGAACCCTGAGCTCATTTCCCACCTGGTCGAGAAACTGCCATTATTCAGTAAGCAAATGTGGGTACGCCACAAAGCGTTTTTGCTGAAGCAGGACACGATCGTTGATTTTCAAGTTTTTTCGCGGTGGTTGGAGGATGAAATGGAAAACCAACTGGCAAGCTTGAACCCCATCTTCCTCAATAAAAAAGAACGTAGAGATGACCGTAGAGATGTGCCGTTTACCAGATCCAAGCCACCTGTTCTGAATGTCAACGCTCGTCCAGCAGACCCACAAAAGACGTGTCCACTGTGCAATGCCAATGATCATCTGAGCCTCGTCAAGTGCGATAAGTTTGCCAAACTTTCCGTTGAGCAACGCCGTTCTGCTGCGAGATCGTGTAACGTTTGTTACATTTGTTTGGAGCAAGACCATTCGCGCCGTAACTGTCGATCTGATAGAACGTGTGCAGTATGCAACAAAAATCATCATGAATTAGTGCACTCGGATAGAGAAAGTAAAAAACCATTTCGCAAGTTCGGAAACAAGGATGCTGAGGATGTCTGCCACGTCAATGGTAGGAATGTGACCACTCTGCTGCGTGTTGGTAAAGTTCGAATTCGAAGTCATGGTAAAGTTCAGGATGTTTTCGCTCTATTCGATGAAGGATCTTCACTCTCGATGATCGATTCGGAGCTTGCTGATCAGATGGAGCTGAGCGGTCCAGTTTCTCCTGTGACCTACCGCTGGACAAACGGAATTTTGCACAACGATTCCGAGTCAAAGATCCTGTCTTTCCAAATTTCTGGGCCTAGCGAGCAGGCTAAGTGGTATGAACTGGACAACATGCGAACCATCAAGAACATGAATCTTCCTCGTGTGAACCTCGACATCGACAGGATCAAGCGCCTGTATCCGCTTCTTGATGAGGAAAAGTTGCTGATGATCCAGAATGCCACTCCTAAAATTTTGATTGGATCCAACAATGCTGGCCTTATTGTTCCTCTGAAAACAGTCCAGTATTCAGAAAGAGGCCTACAACTAACGCGTTGTCATCTTGGATGGACAATACACGGTGCGATTGAACCTGGCACAACGGATATTGCTGATCAATTCCATGTTTTTCTCTGTTCAAACGATCAAGATCTAgagctgaacgaaatgataaaagaGCTATACAAAGTTGAAGATTTTGGTATCCGAGATCAAGGTCCGAAAATGTCCGAAGAAGATGAACGAGCATTAGACATTATGAACCGCACACTGAATCGATGTAATGATCGTTTCGAAGTTGGACAGATTTACCGCTATAACAATTTTGTGTTCCCAGACAGTAAGCCACAAGCACTCCGGCGACTAAGCATTATGGAGAAGAAGATGGATGCAGACCCGAAATTTGCTGAGCAGTATTGTGAGAAAATCAATGCTTATATTGAGAAAGGGTACGCCAGGAAGCTCAGACCCGATGAACTGGATGAACCGTCGAACACATGGTATCTGCCACATTTCAGTGTAGTGAGTGCCAACAAATTTCGTTTGGTGATGGACGCAAAAGCAAAATCTCATGGTTTCTCCTTGAACGATCTTTTACTGAAAGGACCCGATTTCGTTCCGCCATTGATAGCAGTTCTAATGAGAGGAAGACAAAAGAAGGTGGCTTTCATGGCGGATATCAAGGAAATGTTTCACCAGGTGCGGATCAGAGAGCAAGATCAGCATTCCCAGCGATTCTTTTGGCGCGGAATGAACCGCACAGATCCCCCCGAAGTCTACGTGATGATGGCAATGATTTTCGGCGCAGTATCGTCTCCATCGATTGCCCAATTCATTAAGAACTTCAACGCTAAGGAACTCGAAGATCGTCTACCAGGAGTCGTACGCCCAATAGTCAAACAGCATTACGTCGATGACTATTTTGATTCCACGGATACGGAGGAAGAAGCGATCGATTTGGTGAAGAACGTAATCGCGGCACATGAACACGGTGGATTCAAACTGGTTAAATTCGTCTCAAACTCCGATGCTGTTTTGCAATCCCTCGATCCCGCGCTGAGAGCTGAACCGAGTGCGGAGGTCCACATTCTTGGTCTACAATGGAACCTCAGTACCGATGAATTTGTATTTCCCTTGAATTTCCCGAAGCTTGACGAAGCTCTGCGTTCCGGAACTAATATTCCCACTAAGCGGCAGTTGTTGCAGTTTATGATGAGTATTTTTGATCCACTGAACGTACTGTCTCCAGTTACAATACATTTGAAAATACTGTTTCAAGATCTGTGGCGTCTTCAAATTGCATGGGATGATCAAATTCCTGATGGTTTGGCTCCAAAATGGATAGAATGA